From a single Brassica rapa cultivar Chiifu-401-42 chromosome A01, CAAS_Brap_v3.01, whole genome shotgun sequence genomic region:
- the LOC103860624 gene encoding ubiquitin carboxyl-terminal hydrolase MINDY-1, translating into MAIDFSQLPPPTSDFPAKKKQTNPASSQNEAPKNLTHKTKEIRFRKRDRQIVLQNENGPCPLIAICNVLLLRNEMNLYPDRFQVPQERLLSLVADVLFDNDDDEYTENQQQRIADAVNLLPRLADGINVNIRFRRIDDFESTPELAIFDLLSIPLYHGWIVDPQDFETANAIGCKSYNDLMTGLVTLETQTVKARIGSKECSDDFTATFTPTQRWSKKTRAFADSTPTYAEHSQLGRGDIEEERVLLRALRLSEREKLGIDARRDSSSGGDSVSGYSDVYLMSESDSLVDSMDAGSPFTSTPGSANTCQKSKCNDQVSSKESGDETVCVLGNKFDVAEETHSSTPGALASEQLSSTELGDETASDVESNIKMVDVHVILEKTNLESTKNDSSSEIQFKSEAVNFVNPDLTGISQDDDNVALYEAEKSVTVGSPVYKGQSPLGQSSSEGKDTNGVTPREGEVIKNFLNNNASQLTFPGLFFLEQGLEEGELCVFFRNNHFHTMLKYGNELYNLVTDQGYLNERDLVWEKLNEVNGDSVFVDGDFKVFKCESGNWDQQNALSSTADYIYSINSASKEGMEVDPDLKMAMELQEQELAEDIGFEVSMKKQSHVFFFFSTRSESSPTMVQRWHMYNHECKFSSLPCKG; encoded by the exons ATGGCGATCGATTTCTCCCAACTTCCTCCTCCGACTTCggattttcccgccaaaaagaAGCAGACGAATCCGGCCTCCTCGCAGAACGAAGCTCCGAAGAATCTCACTCACAAGACGAAGGAGATCAGGTTTCGTAAGCGAGATCGGCAGATCGTTCTCCAGAACGAGAACGGACCTTGTCCTCTGATCGCCATTT GTAACGTTCTGCTCTTGAGAAACGAGATGAATCTATATCCTGATCGATTCCAAGTACCTCAAGAGAGGCTGCTGAGTCTCGTGGCAGACGTACTGTTTGAT AACGATGATGATGAGTATACTGAGAACCAGCAACAGAGAATTGCTGATGCCGTTAATCTCCTTCCACGTTTGGCGGATGGCATTAATGTCAATATTAGATTCAGGAG GATTGATGACTTTGAGTCTACACCTGAGCTAGCTATATTTGATTTACTCAGTATTCCCTTATATCACGGATGGATTGTTGATCCCCAG GATTTTGAAACCGCTAATGCAATTGGATGCAAATCTTATAATGATTTGATGACTGGACTTGTTACTTTGGAGACACAGACTGTAAAGGCTCGAATCGGCTCTAAAGAATGCTCTGATGATTTTACTGCTACGTTTACTCCAACTCAGCGTTGGTCAAAGAAAACAAGAGCTTTTGCTGACTCTACACCTACATATGCTGAGCATAGTCAACTGGGAAGGGGAGATATTGAAGAGGAAAGAGTGTTGCTGCGAGCCTTGAGGTTATCTGAAAGAGAAAAGCTTGGTATTGATGCTCGCAGAGACTCAAGCAGTGGAGGAGACTCTGTGTCTGGATACTCAGATGTATATCTTATGTCTGAGAGTGACTCGTTAGTAGATTCTATGGACGCTGGATCTCCTTTTACTAGCACCCCTGGAAGTGCTAATACCTGTCAGAAGTCTAAATGTAATGATCAGGTTTCTTCTAAGGAATCAGGAGATGAGACAGTTTGTGTTCTTGGGAATAAGTTTGATGTGGCGGAAGAGACACATTCTTCAACACCAGGCGCTCTTGCAAGTGAGCAGCTGTCTTCAACGGAATTGGGAGATGAGACGGCTTCTGATGTCGAGAGTAACATCAAAATGGTTGATGTGCATGTTATTTTGGAGAAGACTAATCTGGAGTCAACCAAAAACGACAGCAGCTCTGAGATTCAGTTCAAGTCTGAAGCTGTAAATTTTGTTAACCCAG ATCTTACTGGCATATCCCAGGATGATGATAATGTAGCCCTGTATGAAGCTGAGAAATCTGTAACCGTAGGCTCTCCAGTGTATAAAGGCCAGTCACCTCTTGGCCAAAGCTCTTCTGAAGGGAAGGATACAAATGGGGTCACGCCAAGAGAGG GTGAAGTGATCAAGAACTTCTTGAATAATAATGCCAGCCAATTGACGTTTCCCGG GCTCTTTTTCTTAGAACAAGGCCTTGAAGAAGGTGAACTTTGTGTCTTCTTCCGCAACAATCACTTCCACACCATGCTTAAG TATGGCAATGAACTCTATAATCTGGTTACTGATCAAGGCTATTTGAATGAGCGAGACTTGGTTTGGGAGAAACTAAACGAG GTGAATGGCGATTCAGTTTTCGTGGATGGTGACTTCAAGGTCTTCAAGTGTGAGAGTGGCAACTGGGATCAACAAAATGCACTTAGTAGTACTGCG GATTATATCTACAGCATCAACAGTGCATCAAAAGAAGGCATGGAGGTTGA TCCCGATCTTAAAATGGCGATGGAGTTGCAGGAACAAGAGTTGGCTGAAGACATTGGTTTTGAG GTATCAATGAAGAAGCAGTcacatgtcttcttcttcttcagtacAAGAAGTGAAAGCAGTCCAACGATGGTCCAAAGATGGCATATGTACAATCATGAATGTAAATTCTCCTCCTTGCCCTGTAAAGGTTAG